The candidate division Zixibacteria bacterium HGW-Zixibacteria-1 genome includes the window ATCAGATCGGTATGCAGGCACAGGAATTTGCCGATGAGGTTTTGATGAAACCGCTTGGAATCGAGAATTACCAATGGGAAGCCGGTGCGCAGGATTTGACCAATACGGGCTGGGGATTATGGCTGCGGCCAAGAGATATGGCGCGTTTCGGGCAGATGTACCTTGACGGCGGCAAATGGAACAAAAAGCAGGTTGTCCCGGCTGATTGGGTGGCCGCTTCGACGCATAATCATGTACGGATCAACAGTACTTTCAGTTATGGTTACCAGTGGTGGATGATGCCGCTGGAAAATGTCCCCGGTCATATTCCCGCGCCGGATGATATCAAGATTTGCTGGGGATACGCGGATCAATTTATTTTTGTAATTCCTGAGTTGAATATGGTGGTGGTTTCGACCGGCGAAAATATTACCGATGAAAGTGATGATGCGGCTATTGAATTCGTGCCGGAGTATATTGTAAGGGCGGTTATAAAATAGAATCAGGCATTGACGGTTTGATCGGTTTTCACCCAGGGCAGATTGACCGTAATTTCTTTGGCGGTGGTGATATGCCGCCGGACCATCGGCTTCAGCTTTTTGGACAGGTACACTTCGATACCGTCGCGATGCTCCTTCGCCGCTTTCGCCCAGGTCACGTACAGCCCCAGTTCCTTGTAGGCTTGTATTTCCCAGTCGTTTTTGTGGTGGGTCAGACGGTCGCGGATATTCCCCTGACCGACCCTGACAACTGCCGGCTTTTTGCCCCCGTGCCAGATTATGTAGACACCTTCAAAGTCGTCGAAGTGAGGGCTGCGCAAATCAAGCGAATTCAACGGGCACCATTTACCGCTGTTGTACTTGATCCAGTTAAGCTGCATTGCCGCACCTCCGGCATAACCAATTAAGTGAACTTCATTGAATCAAAATGCCCGGGATCGGAACGGATGGATTGTTTTAGCCCGGGCCTACCGAACCGGCTCAGGGTCCAATCTGATATAATATGTGTAAAACCGCCCGATCTGTCAATATTTAGCAGCCAAAAAAATGGGCCCTTGAAATACTTGCCCGATTGACCGCTTTTGGAGTATATTTATAAAGAATGGTTTTCTGAATTATCTCAGCCGTTATAATAATTATCAAATCAGGAGGCTTGTCATGAAATATGGAGCCCGTAACCAGTTGGTCGGCAAGGTCACCGAGATCAAAAGAGGCATGGTGATGAGCCAGGTTAAATTCACCATCCCTGAAGGGGCGCGGATGAGTTCCGTGATAACCGTCGAGTCGCTCGACGATCTGGGCATCAAGGAAGGCGACACGGTCAGGGTTATTATCAAAGCCATTAGTGTGCTTCTGGTTAAAGAGTAAGTATTGATTTTAATGGCGCCGTTTTCGATAAACGGCGTTATTTTTTGAATTAGAAAAAAGTGCTGACTTGGACTCAATAATTTCATATTCACCCGTATTTAATGTAGTAATTTTGACTTAAGTCAAAGAGCGGGACCATAAAAAATGCTATCATTTCCAAGACAATTTTTTGTTGAAAGCCATATACTTAACAGATACAAACTCAGGAGGAGAGTATGCGTAAAATGCTAATGGCTCTGCTGGGGGTGATTTTTATCGCGGCCTCATCGCCCGCCACGACCTGTGTCGACTGCCATAAGGAGGTCACTCCGAACATCGTCAAGGACTGGCAGTTCAGCAAACACAGCGAAAATGAAATCGGCTGTTCGACCTGTCACGGCGAGGGGCATCAAACCGCCGCCGATTTCGCCAAAGCCGATATTCCGACACCGACCGTCTGCGCCGACTGCCATGACACCCAGGTGGCACAGTTCAGCAAGGGCAAGCATGCCGCGGCCTGGGCATCGATGAAAGCGATGCCGACCACGCACATGCTTCCCTATGCCCTCAGCGATGGGATGAAGGGTTGCGGCGGATGTCACAAGCTGGGCCTGAAGACGGAAGATGAAATCAAGGTACTGAAAGAACAGGGGCATGGCTTTGGGACCGCTTCGTGCGATGCCTGCCATACGCGGCACACTTTCTCGGTCAAGGAAGCCCAGCAGCCGCAGGCCTGCCAGACCTGCCACATGGGTTTCGATCATCCGCAGTGGGAGATGTACTCATCATCAAAGCATGGTGTCAGGTATCTTCTCAAGCAGAACGGCACGTTGCATGAAGAAACAGTTGCGCCCACATGCCAGACCTGCCACATGGTTGACGGCAATCACGAAGTGAGGACACCGTGGGGATTTCTGGCGGTGCGGCTGCCGCTTCCCGAGGATCCGGAATGGAAAGCCGACCAGATTACGATTCTTCAGGCGCTTGGTGTTCTCGACATGGACGGCAACCCGACCGAGCGGCTGGATGTGGTGAAGGCGGCCGATGTGGCCCGGCTCGACCAGGAATCATTCGATCGCGAACGCAATAAAATTATCGACGTCTGTTCGAAGTGTCATTCGAAGAATTTTGCCGTCGGCGAAATCAAAAAGGGTGACGACATGATCAAAGCGGCGGATCATCTGCTGGCCGAAGGCATCCGCATCATTGCGGGGTTGTATCAGGACGGCACCCTGGCCAAACCGGAGAGTTATGCCTATCCGTTCCCGGACCTGCTCACGTTCCATGACGCCCCGACCATCATCGAGCAGACCCTGTTCGAGATGCATCTCAAGCACCGTATGCGTGCTTTCCAGGGCGTGTTCCATGCCAACCCGGATTATGCTCTGTGGTACGGATGGAGCGAGATGGTGCGGGATTTACAGGAAATCAAGGAACTGGCCGCCGATTTGCGTTTCAAGCACGGGAAGTGATTACTGCAAACATTTTGCTGACAAGAAATTTCGAAAGTTATGCCGGGCGGGTATTTATTCCCGCCGGCCGAAATTTTCAGGGGTAATTATCATTACTACCTGATAACCAGGGAAAGACGGTATTTGCCAGACATTTGCAATATTGTGTTTAAATTAAGGAATTTGCCACCGTGGAGCCGGGCCGCATCCCGGATTATCTTCTGCAAAAATATGCCAATTTTTGACAAAGATTTTCATTGACAGCTTAGTATAAAAATTACTATAAACAAAATGACGATTTTGACGACAAATATAATATATAATGGAGTATTATTCATATTTTAAGTTAAAAAAGCGCTTGACAAATAATGGCTTGATAGTTAAGTTTTAAAGGTTGTCGGGCCAACTTTGATATGCAACTTGACAGAATGCCCCATTTTGATAACCAAAATTATCATAATAAGGATGATCAATCACGGATGATCCTGAATCTGAAGAATAAAATTCACCAATAGAGATCTGACTCGCCGGAGCCAATTTACTACGGCGTTTAAAGAGGAGTTGCATGTCTTCAACAGCCAGAAAAAGGTATTATGTATGGCTGTTATTAATGGCACCATTGATCATTCTTACTTGCAGTAATAACAGCATCGAACCAATCCCTGCTTCGGCATCAGACTATGATCTGATCTATTTCCCGGGCGGCGGTGGCGGCGCAAGTCCTTATTTATCATTGACTTACTCTACAAGGACAGGTGTGGTCCTGGATACGTGCCTGACACCATATTACATTAATGATATGAAATTTATTTCTGACGGCAGCATGGTAATTTACTCTGGAGTTTTATCAGTACCACCAACCAACCAGGAATGTGCCATTTGGATCAATAATAATCTTACAGGAGAGACATTGTTTTCCAGTGGGGATTGCCCGGGTGAGCGGCTGGTGCTGGCGCCGGGCGAGGATTATGTGTTGTCAACGGGCGAAGCTTTTCGACTTTACAGTTTTCCGGCACTCGTTCCAATTTATACGCCGGCTTCAAACCAGGCGACCGGCGGAGGCTTTTTGACCTCACCCGGCAAAGCCTATTATTTTTATGACAACAGAGATACTCTTTATACCATCGATTTCAGCAACGCTGCTTTGATTGTCGAGACGGCCATACCATTAAGAATGAATGGAAATCCTTTTTATCCCAGCAATGCGGCGTTGCATGCTTCCGGGAAAAAACTTGTTTTTATTGAAGGCGATCCGGCGGGTACTACCGACATTATGATTTTAGATTCCGACAATCTGGGTTTTATAGAGGGCGCCCACGCCGATTGGTGGTACCGGGATATCGAGATTCATCCCGACGGGAATCGAGTCTTTCTCAGTTGTTATTGGAGCCTATTGGATGATGAATCCAGAAATCGGGTGGATATCTATAATATAGGCTCAGGTCAATTTACTTCATTCCTTGGCGTTCATGACATCGAGGGGGAAACTGCCTTCCAGCCGCAGCAGATGGTCATAACGCCCGATGGCGGGATGATTTATTTTCGTTCAGGTTTATATACCGGCGGCATGACGATAACATCCGAATTTACCGCTCTTGGTATAAGCGTCGCATCGCGCCAGCTAATAAATCGGATAAAACCGGAAAATCCTGTGGCGAGTTTGATAGCGATTGATCCGACAAGGCATGAATGAGAAGTGCAAAATTATTAAGGAGATTGTAGAAATGCAGTCCGATAATTGAATTGAGGGCTGTTCGGGAGGCTGTGGCGGAAGTGTTAACGAAGCGGAAGTCGTTGTAGCACAGCGCATTACGACCGCACCAACATCAATGTGTAAGTGATGATATTTTTGTAATGAAGGGATATATTAAAACAGGCCTCATATAATGGATGGCTCTGGTCGACTTCAAGATTGCAATAATTGGCATAATAAGAGATTTTTCTTTCACATGTGAGAGATTAACATTTGTTTTTAAGAACTAATATCAATGAGGTTTTCGGCCGAAAATAGAGATGGGATTAATATGGACAAGAGTTTTTACATTAAGATATAAAATTATCTTGACTTTTGAAAAAAATATTATTGATTAAATTGGTTCTTCGAGGTCAGACCTCTTTGAAAATTACATCCTTACCTGAGCATAACCGGGTTCAAAGAATCATGGATGTTGCATTAGACATTCAACCTGATCAAGAATTCAAAATGAATTTGAAATAAATGAGCCGCATTGCCCGCTCAGGTGTAAAGGTTCATGAGGAGTTATATGTCTTCAACGGCCAGGAATTCAAGGGTGTTATGGCTGTTTTTGATGGCATCATTGACTTTCTTCACATGCAGCGAAAATGTCACCAACCCGGATAAAAACACAATCCCCGAGTACGGATTAATTTATTTCCCCGCCGGAGGCGGCGGTGAATCACCGATGATTGAGTTGACTTTCAGTTCAAAAAATGGGCAGGTAATCGACACGACGTTATCAAATTGCTACTATTATTCAATGGAATTTACCGATGATGGGGCGATGGCGATTTATGTCGGGGGCTACGCCGTTCCGCCGGAGCAGCGAAATGAGATGGCTTGGGTGGTTAATCAATTCACAGGAGATACCCTGTCCAAATATATTGGATGGACCGGCATTAAACCGGTTTTAGGTCCGGATAAAAGCCGGTTATTAATAACTGGGGCGGGATTCATGCTGTTTGATTTCCCCAGTCTGAATTTAGTCCATGACATTGTTTTTGAACCCGGTTCAAATTGGCCGATTGATGGCGGATTTATGACCGCCGGTAATAAGCTTTTCTATTTTTGTGAAAGTAAGGACACCATCTTTGTTCTGGACTTTACCAATCCCGGGTCAGTATCGGAAACCGCCGCCCCGATTTCATTTGACGGCCAACCGGTTTTCCCGACATCATCGCTGGTCGATTATCGGAACGAACATATCATTCTGATTGCGACCAATATGTCAGGCAAGAAGGATATCGTCGTTTTCGGCTCTGATGATTTGAGTTTTATCAAAGGAATACATACAGATCATTATTACAGTCACCTTGTAGAGCATCCCGACGGCAACAGGATTTTTCTTGGCGCCATTGCCGCTTATACTGTTTCTCCAGATGAAAACAGGATCGACATCTATGATATCAGCCAAAATGTGATAAATTCCTTTGTCGGGGTTCATGACATTGACAGCATGTCTTATTTTCAGCCGGATCAAATGGTTATTACGCCTGACGGTGGGATGTTGTATGTCCGGGCAACTGAGTATTATGATGGTTCCGACGCTTTCACCATTAATTGGCCGGCGGTCGGTATACGAATTTCAGACAGGGCTCCGGTTCAGTATTTAAATCCGGCCGTGGCTCACTCGACAACTATATCCGTCAATCCGATTATGATCAGCGAAGCGGATTAGATATATTGAATTGTCGGTTGTGGTGAAAATCATTTGACTCTTTTTCGGCGCCACCGATTGCAAAAACGCCAAAGAAAGCGGTGGCATGGGGATAACAGGATGATCCTGTTATCGGGGTCCGCATCATTGATTCAGACATCTCCAGAAAATAAAGATCAGAGCACTCCCAGGCCATAGGCAACTGCCACACTCCTATATTGGACGGATTTGTAGGAGGCAACACTTTACATAGGAGGTATGTGTATGGTTTCCCGACTGGCCGGAGGATTATTGCTATTATTAATCCTGGCCCTACCTTCACTTTCGCCCGCATCGGAATTCTTTTACTACACTTATGGTTCAAAATCCGTTATGGCAATCGACTCAGGCAAGGTCACCGAGATCAAAAGAGGCATGGTGATGAGCCAGGTTAAATTCACCATCCCTGAAGGGGCGCGGATGAGTTCCGTGATAACCGTGGAGTCGCTCGACGATCTGGGCATCAAGGAAGGCGACACGGTCAGGGTTATTATCAAAGCCGTTAGTGTGCTTCTGGTTAAAGAGTAAGTATTGATTTTAATGGCGCCGTTTTTGATAAACGGCGTTATTTTTTGAATTAGAAAAAAGTGCCTGCCCGGACTCAATAATTTCATATTCACCCGTATTTAATATAGTAATTCTGACTTAAGTCAAAAACCGGCATGCTTTCCACCCCGAACTTCCGCCTTTTTTTTATATAAACTTATCCATTTTGGCATATTGACGTTGCAAACCGGCTTTTTTATATTAAATATATAACAGGCTGTCGGGATTCGATTTTCCAATTAACTGACAGTAAGAATATAGCGGCCGTTTTGAGGCCGCTTTGAATCCTTGTGCTGGAATATAATCTTTAACGGGAGGGCTTTCACATGCCCGAATTTAAGATCGAAGATGATACTCCGGTGTTATTTGAGTTTACAACCGGATCTGATGTCCAAAATGTTGGACTGTTCAGTATTTTTGCAACCAAAACCGAAGAATTCAAAGAAAAATCGGCTATAGGTCTGGAAAGAGCCATGAATGCAATCCAGACTATGGCCCAGCGAATCGGCCAGTTGCATGATAAGATTCCTGTGGAATTTTCTCAGGTCGAGGTCGAATTTGGCATCAAGCTTGATTGGGAATTCGGGCCGGTTATAACAAAAGCCGGAGTCGAGAGCCATATCAATGTAAAATTGGTCTGGGATCGAAAGGACAAAAAGTGAGCAAAGAAGAGCCGGTTCTTCAGAATATTCGTAACTTCACTGTCCAGATAAGGCGAATCGAAGACGACCGAATCGTGGGTACCGGTATCGCCGTATCGGAAAAAGGTAAAATTATTACCTGTGAGCATGTTGTTGAAGCTGTATTGGGCGTAAAACCATGCGATGCCGACGGTAAAGAAATCGGGATATATTTTCCACAAATCCCGGAATCTCGTCGGGCCAGAGTGAGTACCCTTTTAACCGAATTCGAGGATGATATTGTCGAATTGGAACTGTGCGACGGCCTCATGCCGCTGGGTTCGGAAAAAATCGCAAAACTTGGAGGTGCCGAAAATTCCGAGGGGCATAAATTTCGCAGTTACGGCTATAGCCCTACCGGGGAGCACCCGTCCACATGGGCCCACGGCATAATACTGGGTTCTGTGGAGACCACTCATATTAAAAAATTGCAGGTTGACCCGGTTCAATTAAGCTCAAGGCAGATTGATCGCGGTATGAGCGGCGCCGCGGTCCTGGATGATGAACTAAATGCGGTCGTTGGTATTATTTCGGCACGCTATTTTCCAAAGAGCGCGGTCAAGGATGATATTGGTTATGCGGTTGATAATTATGTGCTCACATTCAATCCATTCAATTATACACTCGAGAATAAAGTAGCAAAACTCCCGGCCCCGGAGCCGAAGACCGATCAGGAAAAAGTGAGGACAGCCGGGAAACCGAAAGAGGCCGTCATTCTCAACAACGCGCCGACTTCGCTGGATGAATGGGTCGGGCGGGCGGAGTTGCTCGGGCAGATTACCGAAGATTGTCTGAGTCAGAAAATACATATGACCGGGCTGATCGGGTTCGGCGGTGAGGGCAAAAGCAGTCTGGCGCGAAGGTGGCTGGACAACATGCTCGAAGGTATGCCCGACTGCCCCAAACCGGATGGTGTTTTCTGGTGGGGATTTTATGACCGGCCCGGAGTGGATGAGTTTTTCGAGGCGGCGCTTGAGTATATCAGTGGCGGGACTATAAAAGCTTCAGAACTGCCTTCTTCGACGGCCAAAGCGCACTTCATTGCCGCCATGCTGTCCAGAAGCAAATATATTTTTGTACTGGACGGGCTGGAAGTGCTTCAGGAGCAGGACGGGGACAAATACGGCCTTCTGCGCAGCCGTGACTTGAGAGATTTTCTGCACTTTTTCGCCGGACCGGGGCATGATTCATTTTGCCTTGTCACCAGCCGGGCGCCGTTATTCGATCTGATTGAATATAACACTTATTCCAATCGTGATGTCATGCGGATGAGTGAAAGCGACGGCCGGGATTTGCTGCGCAGATATGGTGTAAAAAACGGCACGGAGGCCGAACTCGATAAGATTGTCCGCGAGTGGGACGGCCACGCTCTTACCTTGAGCCTTATCGGAACATATTTGGCGGAAAAATATGACGGCGATATTCACAAAGCCGATAAAATTGAACCGCCGACAGCGGATGAACCGCGTTATGAGCGGGTGCATCGGGTTCTGCGCCGCTATGACGAGCATCTGACCGAGGCCGAACGCGCCTTTATGATTATATTCAGCGTCTTCCGCACCCCGGTCAAAGAGGAAGCTTTCCCCAAAGTATTTCGAACCGCAACCGGCAAGACCGCCATAAATGCGCCTATAACAAGACTGAATAATACAGAATTCGGGGCAATGCTTGAGCTCCTTAAAAAATATCGTATTCTCCGCTATGACGCCCGCGAAAGACATTACACCACTCATCCTCTTATTCGCAGACATTACAGTGCTATATTGGTAAAGGGAGGAATAGAAGAAAACAAAGAAGCAATAGAGATTCACAGGCAAATCAAGGATTATTATCTTGCCACTGCCGGTGACGCGCCGCGCTATCCTACTCTTGAAGACCTGAAACCATTTATCGAAGTCGTCCACCATCTCTGCAAAGCGGGAGCCTATGATGAGGCATTTAATATTGTCTGGAATCAACTTTTTAGGAATGTTGAATTTGTCATTTCCCGGAAGCTTTCCGCATGGGATACGGTATGGGATTTGATGCTGGAATTTTTTGCGGATCGTGACACCACCGGTGAACCGCTGGTCAGCGAACCTTCCGGCAAAGGCTGGATATTAAACGAGTCTGGCCTATGCCTGATGTGTCTCGGGCGGCTGGCCGAAGCGGTTTCTTTTTATGATAGAGGAAATAAAATTGATGTGGATATACTGAAGGCTTGGCGGTTTGGCAGTACCGATTTTCAAAACTTATCTGAACTACATTGCCATCTTGGCTCTCTGAAAGAAGCCGAAAAAGCGGCGAAGCAGGCGCTTGAATATGCCCGCCGCGCCGAGGATGAAGGGGAAAAGCGCGTTTCGCTGACCTCTTTGGGATGGGTCGCCCATCTAAATGGCGATATAAAAAAAGCCGGGGAATTGTTTAAAAAGGCTGAGAAACTCGAAAAAGAAATCGATCCAGCTAGTCAATATCTATACAGCCTTCGTGGTATCCAGCATGCCGAATATCTCCTCAAAACCGGCGATATTTAATATTCCAAATTGATTACTGAAGATAATCTAAAAATATGCGAAGAATATCATTGGCAGGATGATTCAAGTAAATGCCATAGAGTGCTTGGCGATCTTGATGCTGACAGCGGGAAACATGTTTCGGCCCGCAAGCATTATGATGAAGCGATGCGCATTGCCCGGAGTATTTCCAATAGGACTGTTCTTATCGAAGCTCTTCTTGCCCGCGGCAGGTGGTATGGGAAATTCATGAAGGATGCGAATGCGGCATTCAGTGATCTCAATGAAGTGCTCGGTTATGCCACCGATGGCGGCTACCGGATATATGAAGCCGATATTCGCATTGCGCTGGCCTGGGCGCACCTGGCCGACAATGAAAAGCCAATTGAAGAACGTAAGAAATTTGCCCAAAATGAGGCCGACCGCGCCAGAAATATGAGCGAGCAGATGGGGTATTATTGGGGTAAAATCGACGCCGCCGAGGTGATCGCGAAAATGTAAGTTGACCGTAGGGTCGGACCCATGTGTCCGACCTTGTTATATAAACGCGGGCTGACACGCGGGTCGGCCCCCACAAGAAATCATCGGTGGCGAGAACGGGCGTATGTCTTATATGCCCTGCTCAGAATACCAACTGGAACTGGGAGCGGATGGAGACGTCCTTGCGGCTGTCGTTCCTGACATAACCATGCCGCGTCCACGTGAAATCATTCTGTATCTTGAGCTGATGACCGATTAATTTATAAACCATGCCGACCGTATATTCATCTTCGGAATCCAGCTTACCGACCGAGCCGTACTGTTTCTGGATACTTTCGATATAATCGGGGCCGAGGCCGATTGGATATTCATAATAATAGGCACTGGCCGCGGCAATAATACTGTCGGCCCGGTTGTGGGCATCATCAAGAATGTAGTCCCTGATGTCCAGACGCGAATAGCGGGCGGAAAGGTCGATACGCTCATTCACTTTGACGGTCAGTTCAAGCAGGAGTCCGGTGACGCTCAGTCTCGTGATTTCGGGATCGAGAAAATCGACAAAGCCGAGATAGCCGATACCGTTGAACTTGAATCTGTTATAATCCATCACTAATTCAGGGGCCAGCCTGATGGAGAAATCCTGATAGTCGGCCGGTTCGATATCCCAGGCGCCGCTGAAAGCGGCTTTGACATTCAATTCGGAATTTTCCGGCTTATAATAGTAAGTCCCTTTGGCAAACAGCTCCGGATGGAACTCCGCTTTCGAGCCGGGGTCGGCCAGATCGGACGGGTTGGGGCGCTCTTCGCCATAGATCATCGGCACGCCGATGCCATGCGAAGCGCGCGCGTTGACGCCGGTGAAGACACCTAATACATAGCCCCACCCTTCGACATCGCGGTAGCCGTTATGCACCGCGAAACCCATCTGCCGCTCGGCGCCGAAATATTTGGTCAAAATCGACCAGTCGGCCATGACCAGATTTCCGAAGGACTCCTGCCGATACTCGGTGAAGGGGACCTTGAATTGCCCGAAGCGGAACTGCGAGCAGGGGCAATAAGAGTAATTGCCATAAATATCCATCAGTTCCAGTGAATTGGGGGCAAAACTCAACTGCGAGCCATATGACAGATTGGGCGTGCCCAGGACACCACTGAGGCTTAACCGGATGCGGCGCGCCTCCATGGTCAGTTTGTCCTCTCGTTCCTTGCTGCCGCCCATATCCTTGTTGAAATATTCCATCCGCAACTGGGCGGTGAACTGGATTTTCATGGTGGCGGTTTTATCCTTGTTGCTGATTTCAAACGGCCCGATACCGGCCCTCGAAATCACCGCGAATCCGATGATGAAAATTGACAGGAGAAGTGCGAAGCAGATACGATTCAGCCTTACTTTCATAGTCCAACTCCCATAATTAAATTTCACAAGTCCAATAACCCGAAATCGGGTCCAGAGTACCAGATTAATTAATCAATTTGATAGAAAGACGCAATAGCGGGAAACATAATTTAGCCCGATTTATGAAGACAAAAATCATCCTGATATCAGGTCGTTATGGCGAATTGGCTTTCATATTATTATATTGGCTCAAGGCCGTTAATCATAAACTTAATGAGGTTGCCGATGAGACCGGTTGTCAGATTTCTTGAAAAGGAGTTAATCGAGAGGATTATAGCCGAGGCGCGGGATATCCTGTGCCATCTGGGAGTGACGATTCACAATGACGGCCTGCTGTCGCTTCTTTCGGATTCCGGGGCCGAAGTCGATAAGAACAAGCAACATGTTCGCTTCACGGAAGATATAATCGACAAAGCCATCAAAGACGCGCCGTCCGGTTTTAAGCTTTATGACGCGCTCGGGCATCAGCAGTGTGATTTTTCCGGCGACAAGGTTCATTTCACACCCGGTTCGGCCGCCATTTATATTATTGATGCCGGGGCGAAAGATGTCCGCAAGGCGACCGTGGCGGATTATATTGCATACACGAAACTGGTCAGCCGGATGAAATATATCGCTTCGCAGAGCACGGCGATGGTGCCATCGGATGTGCCGCAGGAAATCGCCGACAGTATCCGGCTTTATCTCAGCCTGATGCTGTGCGAGAAACCGGTGGTGACCGGGGCGTTCAAGATAGTATCATTCGAAGTGATGAAAAATTTGCAGGTGGCCATTCGCGGTTCGGAAGAGGAATTAAGAAATAAGCCGCTGACCGTTTTTTCATGCTGTCCGACCTCACCATTGAGCTGGTCCGATGTCACTTCGCAAAATCTGGTCGATTGCGCGCGTTATGGAATCCCGGTCGAATATGTGGCGATGCCGTTGAGCGGGTTTGTGGCTCCGGTGACGCTGGTCGGGACGCTGGTGCAGCATACGGCCGAGACATTATCCGGCGTGGTGCTGACACAATTGACCAGTCCCGGCGCGCCGGCGCTCTATGGCGGTTCACCGGCAATTTTTGATATCCGCTATGAAACGACGCCGATGGGGGCGGTGGAGACGGAGATGATCGACTGCGCCTACAATGAAATCGGCAAATACCTGGGGCTTCCGACGCAGGCGTATATCGGTTTGAGTGATGCCAAGCATCTCGATGCCCAGGCCGGATTGGAGACGTCGATGGGCGCGACCCTGGCGGCGCTTTCGGGGATCAATAGTATCTCGGGGCCGGGAATGATCGATTTCGAAAACTGTTTCAGCCATGAGAAGCTGGTGGTGGATAATGAGATTTGCGGGATGGTAATGCGGCTGATAAGCGGTATCGAGCCGAAAGAAGACTTTCCGGCGCGGCCGCATTTCGAGGAGCTTCTCAGGGAAAAACATCTCCTGATAGCGGATCATTCGCGGAAATATCTTCGCAG containing:
- a CDS encoding molybdenum-binding protein, translated to MKYGARNQLVGKVTEIKRGMVMSQVKFTIPEGARMSSVITVESLDDLGIKEGDTVRVIIKAISVLLVKE
- a CDS encoding cytochrome C, with the protein product MRKMLMALLGVIFIAASSPATTCVDCHKEVTPNIVKDWQFSKHSENEIGCSTCHGEGHQTAADFAKADIPTPTVCADCHDTQVAQFSKGKHAAAWASMKAMPTTHMLPYALSDGMKGCGGCHKLGLKTEDEIKVLKEQGHGFGTASCDACHTRHTFSVKEAQQPQACQTCHMGFDHPQWEMYSSSKHGVRYLLKQNGTLHEETVAPTCQTCHMVDGNHEVRTPWGFLAVRLPLPEDPEWKADQITILQALGVLDMDGNPTERLDVVKAADVARLDQESFDRERNKIIDVCSKCHSKNFAVGEIKKGDDMIKAADHLLAEGIRIIAGLYQDGTLAKPESYAYPFPDLLTFHDAPTIIEQTLFEMHLKHRMRAFQGVFHANPDYALWYGWSEMVRDLQEIKELAADLRFKHGK
- a CDS encoding serine protease yields the protein MGIRAGYNKSRSREPYQCKIGLGSKGQKVSKEEPVLQNIRNFTVQIRRIEDDRIVGTGIAVSEKGKIITCEHVVEAVLGVKPCDADGKEIGIYFPQIPESRRARVSTLLTEFEDDIVELELCDGLMPLGSEKIAKLGGAENSEGHKFRSYGYSPTGEHPSTWAHGIILGSVETTHIKKLQVDPVQLSSRQIDRGMSGAAVLDDELNAVVGIISARYFPKSAVKDDIGYAVDNYVLTFNPFNYTLENKVAKLPAPEPKTDQEKVRTAGKPKEAVILNNAPTSLDEWVGRAELLGQITEDCLSQKIHMTGLIGFGGEGKSSLARRWLDNMLEGMPDCPKPDGVFWWGFYDRPGVDEFFEAALEYISGGTIKASELPSSTAKAHFIAAMLSRSKYIFVLDGLEVLQEQDGDKYGLLRSRDLRDFLHFFAGPGHDSFCLVTSRAPLFDLIEYNTYSNRDVMRMSESDGRDLLRRYGVKNGTEAELDKIVREWDGHALTLSLIGTYLAEKYDGDIHKADKIEPPTADEPRYERVHRVLRRYDEHLTEAERAFMIIFSVFRTPVKEEAFPKVFRTATGKTAINAPITRLNNTEFGAMLELLKKYRILRYDARERHYTTHPLIRRHYSAILVKGGIEENKEAIEIHRQIKDYYLATAGDAPRYPTLEDLKPFIEVVHHLCKAGAYDEAFNIVWNQLFRNVEFVISRKLSAWDTVWDLMLEFFADRDTTGEPLVSEPSGKGWILNESGLCLMCLGRLAEAVSFYDRGNKIDVDILKAWRFGSTDFQNLSELHCHLGSLKEAEKAAKQALEYARRAEDEGEKRVSLTSLGWVAHLNGDIKKAGELFKKAEKLEKEIDPASQYLYSLRGIQHAEYLLKTGDI